Within the Beduinella massiliensis genome, the region ACAGGCGATTACTTACCTTTCCTTGGATACCAGCCAGACCGTACAGAAGGTTGGCGTTTTGTTTCGCCGTGATCACGCTATGAACCGTGCGGAAGAAAAGCTGATCGAGATTATGGCCGAAACGTTTACATAGTCTGGTTTCAGCCAGACGGCAAACGCAAGCGTTTCGGCCAGGAGCATTGCCTCGCGTGAGGCATAGTCCATAAAATAAAACGTTTACGATACCCCACGCAGAACAGCCTTCCGTCGGCCTTGTCTTTTAAAGGGACATATGATAATATGTTACGATCAATGAAAGCGGGTCAGCTTCGCAGGGCCGTGCGCTATCGCAGCATCGACGAAGAGTATTGGGGCGGATGATATGGAGCAGCGGGAAAAGGCATTTTGGGCTTGGATGGCGTGCGTGCCGGGCGTGACGCCCACGCGTTTTCGCAGGCTGCTCGCGCTGTACGGCAGCGCGGAGCGCGTATACGGCGAGTTCGACGAGAGAGCCCGCGGCATTTTGGGGGACCGCGCTTATCCCGAGATGGCCGCCGCGCGCAACCGCGCGTATTTTTCTGCAATGATGGAAAAAATGCAGCGTAGCGGCATGCAGATCGTGTGCCTGGGCGAGGCGGAATACCCGCCGCTGCTTTCGCACATCGGGGATCCGCCGCCGGTGCTCTTCGTGCGCGGCAGGGCCGACCTGTCCGACATGCGCACGGTCGCGGTCGTCGGTTCGCGCCGGGCCACGCGCTATGGCCTCCGGCAGGCGGAGCGTTTTGGCCGGGAGCTTTCGCAGGCGGGCGTCACGGTCGTATCCGGCATGGCGCGCGGCACGGACACGGCGGCGCACGTGGGCTGCCTTGCGGGCGGCGGGCGCACGATCGCAGTGCTCGGCTGCGGGGCGGACATCGTCTACCCGCCGGAGAACGCCGCGCTCTTTGCGCGCGTGATCGAGAACGGCGGGTCGATCGTCTCCGAGTTTGCGCCGGGTACGGAGCCGATCCCTCAGAATTTCCC harbors:
- the dprA gene encoding DNA-processing protein DprA translates to MEQREKAFWAWMACVPGVTPTRFRRLLALYGSAERVYGEFDERARGILGDRAYPEMAAARNRAYFSAMMEKMQRSGMQIVCLGEAEYPPLLSHIGDPPPVLFVRGRADLSDMRTVAVVGSRRATRYGLRQAERFGRELSQAGVTVVSGMARGTDTAAHVGCLAGGGRTIAVLGCGADIVYPPENAALFARVIENGGSIVSEFAPGTEPIPQNFPRRNRIISGISAAVLVTEAARGSGAMITAHLALEQGRDVYAMPGPVDAPMSEMPLQMLTEGASMARSAQDILSRQRWEMPDTQLSFLTDTFGGKLTPTLDVDEQKVVELLKNEPLSFDELLLQTGFAPDKLNMLLTTMEIKEIMKQLPGCMYALDR